A section of the Spirosoma pollinicola genome encodes:
- a CDS encoding AAA domain-containing protein — MDNKTIANQLRYWRNTLADAARHEILVDKQLAIRNVGIDLHAGLIDLEQTAQLFEWIERRHNDSKGLGSSFNSDRGVIDKIPVLITPFRVSPVPEFARANRVTGVFYPFWIRAILTSKGTLQLDEDTFPYIPRAYLEPQVDEQIHYIFSSVDTIDLSFSKPFTFSQQWSDYWQYIDQTFSAITHQDLYNYQQENYVTTYEPTLVINDLLISAADGIITLYDSILRAPPFPALLTNLARRPYQSVKPLLSEHSFVQGSVSHLGQMNYEYALSFSQRKSLYQVNQLNEGEILAVNGPPGTGKTTLIQSIVASEVVKQAIAGNEPAIILACSTNNQAITNIIESFSSIKQKKGVLYERWLPGLKSFGLFLASESKQVGDDILHLKRKKGGFLRDIENRDYVARAEKLYISQFIAHSNQPNQSIEQIIGHLQNRLKAGQHQLQEGVRLWEQYKSVHELTIKLGQQPSAEGPSMTQINAWETALKVLEEQVSTYLDSESFWIKLFAFLKPIKEKRAIRINQFFRDCPMNTEAVNGYNLSTVHSFFDRNFKLIKQIRELTNAWMTWKQANHVRGNPPLSDTDFRVAGQSGLPHYYDELEKGLKYDLFYLAVHYWEGRWILATRRALDENLLLKKGLQHTKDRWRRDAMLAPCFVSTFYTAPRFFTYSRFITQTNQFESPSPPLLSFIDLLIVDEAGQVSPEVGAASFALAKRSIVVGDSLQIEPVWNVPPKVDYANLVRHSLIATVDDLTAVEELLNKGFLSSAGSLIKLAQKSSAYQQFPQGERGMLLTEHRRCFNEIIDYCNKLAYRGLLEPMKGPAKDNLLPPMQFIDTTGDSKAVGYSRSNEEQANQIANWIWYNQELILHHYQKQEIAMASKQNRAVELIDLSSILGIITPFTGQKQLLRSALQKAGINTTRLTIGTVHALQGAERPIILFSSTYGENDVGKLYFFDTGVNMLNVGVSRAKEAFIFFGCRANFEGSGNTPSKQLYRHIQRTTK, encoded by the coding sequence ATGGACAATAAGACAATCGCAAATCAACTTCGTTACTGGCGTAATACACTGGCTGATGCCGCGCGCCATGAAATCTTGGTTGATAAACAGCTAGCAATACGTAACGTTGGAATTGATCTTCATGCTGGCCTAATCGATTTAGAGCAGACCGCACAACTATTCGAATGGATTGAACGGCGGCACAATGATTCAAAAGGACTTGGTTCATCATTCAATTCTGATCGGGGAGTCATTGACAAAATACCCGTATTAATAACACCATTTCGAGTTAGTCCAGTCCCTGAATTCGCTCGAGCGAACCGAGTAACAGGCGTCTTTTATCCTTTCTGGATTCGAGCCATTCTAACGAGCAAAGGAACTTTGCAACTAGATGAAGATACCTTTCCATATATACCTCGTGCCTATTTAGAGCCGCAAGTGGACGAGCAAATACATTATATTTTCTCGTCTGTTGATACCATTGATCTAAGTTTTTCAAAACCGTTTACTTTCAGCCAGCAATGGAGTGATTATTGGCAATACATCGATCAAACATTTTCTGCCATCACGCACCAGGACCTTTATAACTATCAACAGGAAAATTATGTGACGACTTATGAACCAACATTAGTCATCAATGATTTGCTGATCAGCGCAGCTGATGGAATCATTACACTTTATGATTCCATCTTACGTGCTCCGCCTTTCCCTGCGCTGTTAACGAATTTGGCTAGACGGCCTTATCAATCGGTCAAGCCATTGCTTTCTGAGCATTCTTTCGTACAAGGCAGCGTTTCACATCTAGGCCAGATGAACTACGAATACGCTTTATCTTTTTCTCAACGCAAAAGTCTTTACCAAGTCAATCAATTAAACGAAGGGGAAATACTAGCGGTGAATGGCCCGCCTGGAACGGGTAAAACAACGCTGATACAAAGCATCGTAGCCAGCGAAGTAGTTAAACAGGCTATTGCTGGAAACGAGCCAGCCATCATTTTGGCTTGTTCGACGAATAACCAAGCCATCACGAATATCATTGAAAGCTTTTCAAGTATTAAGCAGAAGAAGGGAGTACTATATGAGCGGTGGCTACCGGGCCTGAAAAGCTTTGGGTTGTTTTTAGCCAGTGAAAGCAAACAGGTTGGCGACGATATACTGCACTTAAAACGTAAAAAGGGCGGGTTTCTTCGTGACATAGAAAATCGAGACTATGTTGCTCGAGCGGAGAAGCTCTACATCAGTCAATTTATTGCTCATTCTAACCAACCGAATCAGTCCATTGAACAGATTATCGGCCATCTACAAAATAGGCTGAAAGCTGGCCAACATCAACTCCAAGAAGGGGTTCGGCTTTGGGAACAATATAAGTCTGTTCATGAACTAACGATCAAATTGGGGCAACAACCTTCCGCTGAGGGGCCATCTATGACCCAAATTAACGCTTGGGAGACGGCCTTGAAAGTGTTAGAAGAGCAGGTGAGCACTTATTTAGACAGCGAGTCATTCTGGATTAAACTATTTGCCTTCTTAAAACCCATAAAGGAGAAAAGAGCTATCCGAATTAATCAATTTTTTCGGGACTGTCCTATGAATACGGAGGCAGTCAATGGCTATAACTTAAGCACTGTTCACTCCTTCTTTGACCGTAATTTTAAACTAATCAAACAAATTCGAGAATTAACCAACGCTTGGATGACCTGGAAACAGGCGAACCATGTTAGAGGTAATCCCCCCCTAAGCGATACCGACTTTAGAGTCGCTGGGCAAAGTGGTTTACCTCATTATTACGATGAGTTGGAAAAAGGGTTAAAATATGATTTATTCTACTTAGCCGTTCATTACTGGGAAGGGCGATGGATTCTGGCAACCCGTCGGGCGCTCGATGAGAATTTACTGTTGAAAAAAGGATTACAACACACCAAAGACCGCTGGCGACGGGATGCCATGCTGGCTCCTTGCTTTGTGTCTACCTTTTATACAGCTCCGCGCTTTTTTACTTACTCTAGATTTATAACCCAAACCAATCAATTTGAGTCGCCTTCACCTCCGCTATTAAGCTTCATCGACTTATTGATTGTCGATGAAGCAGGACAGGTTTCCCCCGAAGTAGGAGCAGCGTCCTTCGCATTAGCCAAGCGTTCAATTGTTGTCGGAGATAGTTTACAAATTGAACCGGTCTGGAACGTACCTCCTAAGGTAGACTACGCCAATTTGGTTCGTCATTCCCTTATAGCGACCGTAGATGACCTTACAGCCGTCGAAGAACTTCTTAATAAAGGGTTTCTCAGTAGTGCTGGTAGCCTGATAAAGCTAGCTCAAAAATCGTCTGCTTATCAACAGTTTCCTCAAGGAGAACGGGGCATGCTATTAACCGAGCACCGACGTTGCTTTAACGAGATTATTGATTATTGTAATAAATTGGCTTACAGAGGTTTACTGGAACCGATGAAAGGACCTGCTAAAGATAATCTTCTACCACCAATGCAGTTTATTGATACGACAGGTGATTCGAAAGCAGTTGGTTACAGTCGGAGCAATGAAGAACAAGCGAACCAAATTGCCAATTGGATATGGTATAACCAAGAACTAATTCTACACCATTACCAAAAACAGGAAATAGCTATGGCCTCAAAACAAAACCGCGCGGTCGAGCTGATTGATTTATCGTCGATTTTAGGTATTATTACTCCTTTCACGGGTCAAAAACAGTTACTACGATCAGCATTGCAAAAAGCTGGAATTAATACGACTCGTTTGACCATTGGTACCGTTCATGCTCTACAAGGGGCGGAACGGCCAATTATTTTGTTTTCCTCAACATATGGAGAAAATGATGTGGGTAAGCTCTACTTCTTTGACACAGGTGTTAATATGTTAAACGTCGGTGTTTCTCGAGCGAAAGAAGCCTTTATTTTTTTCGGTTGCCGAGCCAATTTTGAGGGGTCTGGTAACACCCCGTCTAAACAATTGTATCGACACATCCAGCGAACTACAAAGTGA